The Mycobacterium avium subsp. avium genomic sequence ACCCCTGCCGATCTGGCTGCCCCGCGACGGCATCACCCGGCCCCAGCTTATACCCCGCCCCGGTATAACCCCGGGAGCTGGTATCGCGACTGGCCAGCGCATACTTGAACGATGCCCACCACCGATTCGGCGCGCGCCGCCGACATCAAGCAGCCCGACATCAAGCCGCGCAGTCGTGACGTCACCGACGGCCTGGAGAAGGCCGCCGCCCGGGGGATGCTGCGGGCGGTAGGCATGGGCGACGAGGACTTCGCCAAGCCGCAGATCGGGGTGGCGTCGTCCTGGAACGAGATCACGCCGTGCAACCTGTCGCTGGACCGGCTGGCCAAGGCGGTCAAGGAAGGCGTCTTCGCCGCGGGCGGCTACCCGCTGGAGTTCGGCACCATCTCGGTGTCCGACGGCATCTCGATGGGCCACGAGGGTATGCACTTCTCGCTGGTGAGCCGCGAGGTGATCGCCGACAGCGTCGAGACGGTGATGCAGGCCGAGCGCCTGGACGGCTCGGTGCTGCTGGCCGGCTGCGACAAGTCGCTGCCCGGCATGCTGATGGCCGCGGCCCGCCTGGACCTGGCCTCGGTGTTCCTCTACGCCGGCTCGATCCTGCCCGGGGTGGCCAAGCTGTCCGACGGCAGCGAGCGCGAGGTGACGATCATCGACGCGTTCGAGGCCGTCGGCGCGTGCGCGCGCGGGCTGATGCCGCGCGAGGACGTCGACGCCATCGAGCGGGCCATCTGTCCCGGCGAGGGCGCCTGCGGCGGCATGTACACGGCCAACACCATGGCCAGCGCCGCCGAGGCGCTGGGCATGTCGCTGCCGGGCAGCGCGGCCCCGCCGGCCACCGACCGCCGCCGCGACGGCTTCGCCCGGCGCAGCGGCCAGGCCGTCGTCGAGCTGCTGCGCCGCGGCATCACCGCCCGCGACATCCTCACCAAGGAGGCGTTCGAGAACGCGATCGCGGTGGTGATGGCGTTCGGCGGCTCCACCAACGCGGTGCTGCACCTGCTGGCCATCGCCCACGAGGCCGACGTGGCGCTGTCGCTCGACGACTTCAGCCGGATCGGGTCGAAGGTGCCGCACCTGGCCGACGTCAAGCCGTTCGGCCGGCACGTGATGACCGACGTCGACCACATCGGCGGCGTGCCGGTGATGATGAAGGCGCTGCTGGACGCCGGGCTGCTGAACGGCGACTGCCTGACGGTGACCGGTGCGACGGTGGCGCAGAACCTGGCCGCGATCGCCCCGCCCGACCCGGACGGCAAGGTGCTGCGGGCACTCAGCGATCCGCTGCACCCGACCGGCGGCATCACCATCCTGCGCGGGTCGCTGGCGCCCGAGGGCGCGGTGGTCAAGTCCGCCGGCTTCGATTCCGACGTGTTCGAAGGCACCGCAAGGGTTTTCGACGGCGAGCGGGCCGCGCTGGACGCGCTGGAGGACGGCACCATCACCAAGGGCGACGCGGTGGTGATCCGGTACGAGGGCCCCAAGGGCGGGCCCGGGATGCGCGAGATGCTCGCCATCACCGGCGCCATCAAGGGCGCCGGGCTGGGTAAGGACGTGTTGCTACTCACCGACGGCCGCTTCTCCGGCGGGACGACGGGACTGTGTGTCGGCCACATCGCGCCCGAGGCGGTGGACGCCGGGCCGATCGCCTTTCTGCGCGACGGCGACCGCATCCGCCTGGACGTCGCCAACCGGGTTCTGGACGTACTCGTCGATCCGGCCGAATTCGACTCTCGGCGAACAGGTTTCACCCCGCCACCGCC encodes the following:
- the ilvD gene encoding dihydroxy-acid dehydratase, coding for MPTTDSARAADIKQPDIKPRSRDVTDGLEKAAARGMLRAVGMGDEDFAKPQIGVASSWNEITPCNLSLDRLAKAVKEGVFAAGGYPLEFGTISVSDGISMGHEGMHFSLVSREVIADSVETVMQAERLDGSVLLAGCDKSLPGMLMAAARLDLASVFLYAGSILPGVAKLSDGSEREVTIIDAFEAVGACARGLMPREDVDAIERAICPGEGACGGMYTANTMASAAEALGMSLPGSAAPPATDRRRDGFARRSGQAVVELLRRGITARDILTKEAFENAIAVVMAFGGSTNAVLHLLAIAHEADVALSLDDFSRIGSKVPHLADVKPFGRHVMTDVDHIGGVPVMMKALLDAGLLNGDCLTVTGATVAQNLAAIAPPDPDGKVLRALSDPLHPTGGITILRGSLAPEGAVVKSAGFDSDVFEGTARVFDGERAALDALEDGTITKGDAVVIRYEGPKGGPGMREMLAITGAIKGAGLGKDVLLLTDGRFSGGTTGLCVGHIAPEAVDAGPIAFLRDGDRIRLDVANRVLDVLVDPAEFDSRRTGFTPPPPRYKTGVLAKYVKLVGSAAIGAVCG